The genomic stretch GGTCTGAAGCCGGCTGGCCCCGAGATCGAGCGAAGCCTCGACCAGCGAAGCGCCCATCTCACGCAGCCGAGTCACAATCGTCCGGTATGCAATCGCAAGCAAGATTACGACGTGACCAGTCAACACCGTCAGGAGAGATCTCGGCACGTCTGTCTCACGGAAGAATATGAGAAGAGAAAGCCCGGTGATGATCGGCGGCATCACGAAGGGCAGGAAGATCAGGAATTCAATGAACTTTCTGCCAAAGCCCGTCGAGGGAGCACAGTAAAGCGCAAGACCGGTGCTTATGGCCAGGGCGATGGTTGAAGCCACAATCCCAACGACCAACGTAAGCCTAAGCGCATCGAGAATCTCACTGTTGATGCTTCTGAACGCCTCTATCGAAGCCTGGTCCCATTGGAATACGCCGCCGCGGATAGGGATGAAGGCCGTTGCGATAGCCATCAAAATCGGGAGGAACAACATGGTCAGGATGAGACCAGTGACCAGGCCGAGGAAGATGATGGTGGCAGGTGCAGGCTTCAAAACGTGACCTTTCCGGGCGGGCGGATCCTAGTGGCCAAGGCGAGCGCAATCGTTACGATCAGCATCATCAAAGTCGAAAGCGCCGCTCCGAAAGGCCAGTTGAAGCCGAGACCGAACTGGCTGAAAATAATGCGTCCGAGGGTAAATCCGTTTGGGCCGCCCACCAGTTCCGGTGTGATGAAATCGCCGATCGCAAGCACAAAGGTGAAGGTCAGCGAAACCGCCACTCCCGACAGACTCAGCGGAAAGATTACCGTCCAAAAGATTCTTGTACGACTGGCGCCGAGGTCAGCCGCCGCTTCGACGAGGCTCTTCGGGATCCGATCCAAGGACAGGAAAATCGGAAAGACCGCGAACGGCAGCAGCACTGAGGTAAGTGTGAGAAACACGCCATAGTAGCTCAACGTAAAGAATTCGAGAGGCTGAGAGACAATGCCGGAAGCGACCAGGAAGTGGTTGATGACGCCGTTGGTGCCCAGCAGGTTCCTGATCGTATAGATCTTTATGACATAGCTCATGAGAAGCGGCGCCGCGAACGCCACCATAAGCAATGGACGCCGCTTCGGGCTCAGGATTTTTATCAGATAAGCTGCAGGGTAGCCGAACAACGTGCATATAACGGCGGTCGCGACACCAATCACAAGGGTCCGGCCGATGACCATGCGCACCGTCGAGTCAGCGAATATCCTGATGTAGCTTGAGAGATTGAAATCGAGCACAACTGTCGAGGCTTCGACACGTCCGAAACTAATGACAAAAAAGATGCAGAACGGCCCGAGTATCAAAATTATCGGCAGTACATAGGCGGCAGCAATCAGACCTTTGATGAGGAAAATCTCGCTTGAAAAGCCCAGTTGCGAGGTCCTCGTGGCATTCACTTGCGGATGACCCACGTCTCTTCCCTCTTCCACGAGACGGACACGCCAGCGCCGGGTTCCAGTGATGTAGCCAGTTGGCTGCTCAACTGTTTGATGTGGATGACCGCACCAGGTGATTTTGCGGACTCGACTTCGATAACGGATAGCGGTCCAACAAAGGAAACCGATCTGACGATTGCAATCGGCTCGGAACCCTCGGCCGGCGCGAGAGCTACGTTTTCGGGCCGCACAGCAATGATGACGGGGGCACCGACGTTGAACTGCGTTTCACGATCCCGCGTGGCTAGAGCTGAGCCGAAAGGTGTCTGCACGGTCAGGCCGTCGAGTCCAACCGCTGTCACATGGGCATCGATCAGATTGTTGTCGCCAAAGAAATCCGCCACATAAGGATTTCTCGGGCGATAATATACCTCACCCGGCTGTCCTACCTGGACGATCTCGCCGTGATCCATGATGCAAATCCGGTCGGCAAGGCCGATGGCCTCCTCCTGGTCATGCGTGATGAACAGGAACGAAGTCTGGATTTCTCGTTGTATCGACTTCAGAAACGTCTGCATCTGATGGCGAAGGCCGGCATCCAGGGCTGCAAGCGGCTCGTCGAGCAAAACCAGTCGTGGTTTGCAAATGAGGGCGCGGGCAAGTGCCACGCGTTGGCGTTGTCCGCCCGACATTTGCGCGGGATATCGCTTGCCAAGATGGCCAAGCCCGACCAGATCGAGTGTCTGCGCGACCAGCTTTTTGGCCTCATCGGCTGCCATGCCTTTGACACGAAGACCGTAGCCGACATTCGCGTCAACGGTCATGTGCGGGAAAAGCGCATAGTCCTGGAAAACGGTGTTGAACGGTCTGCGGTTGACCGGAATGCCATTGATGCGTGACCCATTCAGCAGGATGTCACCACTGCTGGGTTCGACGAAGCCCCCTATCATACGAAGGATGGTGGTTTTACCGGAGCCGCTCGGTCCGACAACCACGAGGAACTCGTTCTGGCCTATCTGCAGGTTCACCTCACGCAGAACCGTATGGCTGCCATAGGTCTTGCCGATGTTCCTCAACTCGATGAGAGGCACATCGTTCATCGAACTTTTCCTGTTCGGCCTGTCAGCGGGTCGCGGCGTCATTAACATCAACGGGTCTCTGTCTGCGCGTCCAGTCACGTCGAAAAGTTACCTATACGATGTGCATGCAGAATGCAATACTCCTCGGTTGGTTCGACTTACCTGCACCTCTCCCAAATCTAAAGCAGTTTCCTCCTCGCTCCTCCGCGGCGTTCCCCCACTGAAAGGCATGACCATTCTGCCTCTCTCGGAAATGTGATGAACGGACTGTCGAGCGCCAATCCGGACAATCAGCAGGCTCTTGACTCCCAGGATTGAAGACTGCACTCTGCATACACTATAACAGAGTTTGAATCCTAGGCGGAGGGCCTGGCAATAGCTTTCAGGCCAACTGAGCGTCGATTTCCAAATCAAATCCAGAGGAGACAAGAATGCACGTTAAACTCATCAGTCAGATCGGGAAGCTGCTGGCCGTGTCGTCAGTGGCCGCGCTGGCATGGGCCGCGCCGGCAAGCGCCTCAGGCAAGCTGCGCATCCTGACGTGGGACGGCTATGCCGATAAGGATTGGGTCGCGCAGTTCGAGAAAGACAATGACGCGACCGTTGAAGTCGTTTTTGCCGGATCCAACGACGAAATGTGGGCCAAGATCCAGGGCAGCCAAGGAAAAGATTTTGACATCTTCGCCACGGCCGCTGCCGGCATGCAGAGATATTATGAGGCAGGGCTGCTCCAGCCAATCGACCTGTCGAAGATTCCGAACCATGCCGGGCAGTTGCCTCAGTTCCAGGATCTTTCCAAGATCGGCGGCGCCGTGCACGACGGGAAAACCTATCTCATTCCCTATGCCTTCAGCCCGATGACGCTGATCTATGACCCCGCAAAGGTGAATCCTGCTCCCACATCATGGTCCGTAATGTGGGATCCTCAGTACAAAGGCAAGGTGTTGCTCTATGACGACGGCGAAAGTGCCTTCGCAACCGCGGCGATCATGGACGGAGCGCAAACGCCCTTTCACCTGACTGACCAGCAGTTCAAGGACGCCCTGCCGAAACTCGTGGACCTGAAGCACAATTCCGCAAGCTTCTACACATTCGTCCAGGACTCGGTTCAGCTGGCGCAAAACAATGACGCGCCGATCATCTTTGGCGCTTACGCGGAGCAGCAGATCAAGGCCTTGTCCGCCGGCGGCCTCAATTACAAGCAAGCCTATCCGAAGGAGGGCGTGATCGCTTGGGTCGATACCTGGGCGGTCACGAGCGGTGCCAAGGGCGAGTCCTACGACCTGGCTTTGAAGTGGATCAATTTCGTGATCAGCAAGAAAATCGCTGCCGAGCTGACCGAGAAATCCGGCTACGCCAATTCGGTTACATCGACGGATTCCATCCCGGCCGGCACCAAGATCTTCTGGATGCAGCCGGATGAAGATCCCACCAAGCGAACCGACCTCTGGAACCAGGTCAAGGCGACGCCGTGACGTTGACTGGTCGCATCCTTCGTGATGTGACCAGGTTTCCCGGAGCGAACACCTGCCGCCGTAGCAAGAGGCCCAACCACCGATGACAAGAGTGCGACGAATTCTGTGCTACGGTGACAGCAACACGCATGGATCAGCTCCTGCGAAGAGCTGGTTCGATAGCCGGCGATTTGATGAAACGACACGATGGCCCAGCGTGATGGCGGAAGCCTTGGGGAAAGGCTTCCTTGTCATCGAGGAGGGTCTGCCCGGTCGCACGACAACGCATGACGATCCCATCGAGGGTGCTTCGCGCAACGGACTCACCTACCTCAAACCTTGCATCGACAGCCATCGACCTTTGGACGCCGTCGTGCTGATGCTCGGCACCAACGATTTGAAAAGCCGGTTCAGCCTGACGCCAGAAGACATTGCTCGTGGCTTGTTTGCGCTGCTTGAGTACATCGTCTCCAGCAATGCCAGCTATCCCGGCTCCAACCCTGCTGTCTTCGTCGTCGCGCCAGCCCCGATCGACGAGGTGGGCTTCCTGGGAGAGATCTTTTCCGGTGGCGCAGCCAAGTCACGCCTGCTCGCTGGAAAGTACCGTGAAATCGCGGCGCATTTCGGAGCGCATTTCATCAACGCCGGCGAGGTTGTCGGCGTGAGTCCGGTGGATGGCGTTCACCTTGAACCTGAGCAGCATATCACTCTCGCAGCGGTAATCGCCAACAGGTTGCGGACGGCCTTGAATGCCGAGCCAGTCGCGGCGCGATAATTCTCCTCGGATTGCGAGCCCTGATGAATATTTCTCGGCAGCTAACTGATCCGGGGCCGGCGAGTGCGCGATGCATAACAATGGTCCGCATCACGCCGACATGATCAAGTTGGGCACGCCGGAAACCGATCTACGGAGTGTCGGTCTGTATGATGTGCACGGCCCGCCCAGCCTTGAGGTGCTCCGACATCATTTCTGCAGCTGCTCTGCCGTCTCGTTTGGCTAAAGCATCCGCTATCCGTGAGTGCTGTTCGGCCAGCAAAGGCAGATCACCAGCCGACACCCTCTTCCACCAGTCACCCAGCGCGGAACTTGACAGGCCTTTTAATATGGCGAACGCTGGCAAGTTACCACTTGCACGAGCTAAGATGAAATGAAATTCTTTGTCCAGGTCCAAAAATGATCGGACATCGATCTGCGAACGATGCGCAAGATCCATACCGTCCCGTAGTTCGAGCAGCCGCTCAAGATCTTTACTTGATATCTTGTTTGCACCCAACTCCGCAACGAAACACTCTAGCGCCCACCGAACATCATAGAGCTGTTCCGTCAACTCGCGGCCCCGCCCTTCTTGCCTGAACGCATCTTGAACGAGCGGATGGAGCACATTCCAGTCGCCGCTTTCCCGAACCAAGGCACGCTTTCCGTGCCGCACGGTGATCAGCCCGACTGCGCCGAGGACCTGAATTGCCTCACGCACGACGGCCTTGCTGACGTCCCTTTCATTGACAAGTTCGATCTCCGCCGGAATGGTTTCTCCCGGCAGAAGTCGCCCGGACACTATCTCGGCCGCCAGGTGGAGTACCACCTGCTCACTTAACTTTGACTTTGCAGAAATTTTCATTTCGCAATCTCCCTCATCCTGGGCGACGGATCGCCGGGACAACGTTTGCGACTCTCGTTCAAACGGCCGATTGTCTTCAGATATCTGATATCATCTATCACAAGGCTGTGAGAGCCACAACGCCGTGGTACCCGTGCGCCCGCGTTGACCAGATATAAGATACCTGATATCTGATATCTGTTCTGCCGCTTGGTTGCGGGAACTTTTGGAGTTGGAGGGACCTATGAGTTCAAAAAAAAATGAATCATCCTTACAGACAAACCGCCGCGGCCTGCTTGGCGCCGGCGCCATGTTGGCCGTCGGGTCTTTGGCATTGTCTGCTCGACGTTCGAGTGCGGCCGAGGCAGCCGCATTCGATCCTTCCTTCGAAGGGTTTATCTTGAACGACAAGATTCAAGACGACTCCCTCGTTCGGATTCAGCAGGCCGGCGTTCTGCGTGTCGGGATATCCGATGATCCCCCGTATTCCTTTGTTGACCAATCTACGGGGCAATACTCGGGAATTGAGGCCGATATCGTTCAGTACATCATGAAGATGCTCAAAATTCCGCAGTATAAGGTCGACACAGTCTCATTCGACGGTCTCATACCGGGCCTTCTCGCAAGTCGCTACGACATTATCGGCGACTCGATGCACTACACTGCACAGCGGGCGAAGGTGGTGGATTTCAGCTTTCCGACGTATTTCTATGCCGAATGGCTGATGGTGCCCAAGGGCAGTCCACAGGAGGGGGCGACATCCATTGATTCCCTGGGCGGACGAACAATTGGCAGCCAGTTGGGCAACGATTATTCCGAATGGCTTAAGGCGACGCCCGGTGTTGTCTACAAGGGCTACAAAATGCCCGAGGATATGATTAACGACCTCCGCGCCGGGCGAATTGACGGCATCATTTTCGACCTGCCGATCCTGGCTGTTCTTGCAAAAAAGCATCCCGAATATGGTCTCGTGCTGGCGCCCAATTATAAGCCGCGGACTTTCAAGAATCCCGCTCATTACAGTCGTCATATCTTCCGAAAGGAAGACGTGCAGTTCAGGGAAGCTTGGTCTCGGGCGCTCCAGTGGATGCAAATGAACGGCAAGATATCGGAGATATTGGATCGCTACGGCTTGGCCGAGTACAGCAATTAAGCAGTTAGTCGCGGCCGCTGGAGCTTGGTGGCTCCGGCGGCCACTCCGAACGGACATAGGGGAGCAACATGCTCGACTATCTGCGTAGTCTTTATGAATTCTTGCCACCATTACTTAACGGCGCCGCACTAACGGTCTTGGTTTCGGTCGTATCATATGTGCTCGCCCTTTTCGTCGGTCTGGCAGTCGGCTTGGCACGGCTTTCCAAATTTTGGCCAGTGCGGCTTTTGGCGGGCGTTTATGTTCAATTCATTCGCGGAACGCCGCTTATTCTTCATATATTCGTTATATATTATGTCTTGCCGTTTTCCGGGATAGTTTTCTCTCCATTCGTCGCCGGTGTACTGGGGCTGACTATTAACTGCGGCGCCTACATGGCGGAGGTGTTCCGCGCCGGCATCATCGCCGTCCCCAGGGGTCAGCGCGAAGCCGCGATGTCGATTGGCATGTCGAATTATAAGATGATGACGATCATCATACTTCCGCAAGCGATAAAGATAGTCATACCGCCATTTGGAAATTTTTTTGTTGGGATATTTAAAGACTCTGCGATGCTATCCGTCATAACCATGAACGAATTACTGTTTACAGGAGAGCAATTGGCCGCCGCAACCTACAGAAATTTTGAAATTTTTGCTATGGTTGGCCTGATATATTTCGCGATAAGTTACCCAGCAGCCATGATCGTTGCTTTGGTCGAGAAGAAGATGGATTTGAATCAGCCGACCGGCGGAGCCTTGTCCAGATGATCGAGATAACGTCGCTTCATAAACATTTTGGCCCCCTGCACGTACTAAAGGGGATCGATATATCGGTCGAGAAGGGAAAGGTTTGCGCGATTATTGGTCCCAGCGGGTCGGGAAAATCCACGCTGCTCAGATGCGTCAATTATCTCGAAACGTACGATGAGGGTCTTGTCACGGTTGATGGTGATCTTGTAGGGCGCCGCTTGGTCGGTGGTCGAGCAATTGCCGACAGGGCTGACAATATCCAGCATGTCCGCAAAAAAATGGGAATGGTGTTCCAGCAATTCAATTTGTTTCCTCATCTTACCGCACTTCAAAACGTCGCAGCGGGACCTGTCCATGTGCTTGGTGTCGACAAGGTCAGCGCCAACAAAGCTGCGTTGGAGCTGCTGGCTAGAGTGGGGCTGAGCGACAAGGCAGGCAGCTACCCGCAGGCCCTGTCCGGCGGGCAGCAACAGCGTGTAGCGATTGCGCGGTCGCTCGCGATGCAGCCGAAGATCATGTTGTTTGATGAAGCCACGTCGGCGCTTGATCCAGAATTGGTCGGAGAGGTCCTCGCTGTAATTCGCCAGTTGGCAGATCAGGGCATGACAATGATGCTTGTGACGCATGAGATAAGCTTTGCTCGAGAGGTTGCCGACCAGATCGTATTCATGGCGGAAGGTGTAGTCGTGGAAAGGGGGGCGCCCGCGCAGGTGCTCGAGTCCCCATCAACCGAGAGGACCCGGAGCTTTCTGCAGCGATTTCGCACATAGGTGAGTGCGGCCGCAGGAGCCCTGACGAACGTAGGAAATGTGAGCCCAATGACAAAGAAATCGGTAATTTCTGGAATCATCACCGCAATGCTTACTCCATTCAGAGACAATGACGTTGTTGACTACGACGCAGTGGCCGGAATAGTGGAGCGACAAATCGGTGCTGGCGCAGGGGGCATACTGGTTGCGGGAAGCACTGGCGAGTTTTTCACGCTCTCCAATGCTGAGCGCCGATCGCTTCTTGAAATCACCACCAACGTATCCGGTGGCAGATTGCCGATTATCGCCAATTCGAGCGCTCCGAGCACCCGCGAGACAGTTCAGTTGAGTCAACATGCCCAGCAAGGTGGGGCCGTTGCCACCCTGGTCATGCCTTGGTCCTATGAGCCAATGCCGGAGCAGGCGTTGATCAAACTCTATGAGGACGTGGCTTCCTCGATTGATATTCCCGTGGTCATCTACGACGCGCCTGTTGCCACCCGGCTGCACCTGACAACGGAACAGAGGGTTCGGCTGGGTGAAATTCCAGGTGTTGATTTCATCAAGCTTGGAAGCCCCAACTTCGTGGACTACTGGGACTTGCTGCAGACAAAGGATAGGAAGATCGAACTGGTGAGTGCGTGCGATACGCTTACCTTTTCGAACCTTGCCGCTGGTTCACCAGGCGTGATTTCCGGAGCCCCAAACATCTTTCCGGAGCTTTGGGTCGCGCTCTTCAATATGATCAATGTCGAGGGCGATGTTCGAGCCGCCAGAACGATCTGGGATGTACTCTGGCCAATTTGCCACTTCCTCGATCGGAACCCTTATGTTTCGACGCTGAAGGCAGCGGCCGCTCATCTTGGCAACGGTCTTGGTGAGGTCCGTCGACCGCTGCTGCCCTTGCCGGAGGACGCCGTCATGCAGTTGGGCCAAACCCTGGACGCGGTCGCAAACGCGGCCCACCAACTCGCGCTGCCGACCGCGGCTTAGCCATCGCCGCGCCGAAACGCTTTCGAAGCCCTCGGCGGCGACGAGAGCCAATGCCGCTACTATCATTTGTTTGCCTGCAACACCGCGCCGGCTATTACGACGACGATTGATGCCGGTCACTTAGGCGACCGGCTACATACCCTGAAAAAGGAGCTCACCTTGAACGACACCCTGTTGCGCGACGCGCATGCCGTATTTTTACCCGCGTTCGATAATTGGGATTTCGGAAAAGTTATGCACCCGTTCATCGCCAACGGGGGCTGCTCGATCCTAATTGGCGAGTCTCGGCATGAGTACGTTCAGCGCAAAATGAGCGCGGCTCGCCTTCGCTCGGAATCTACCTCGCAGTTCAAAAACCACATCGACGCTCTGAGGGCACAGGCCGGGAAGTTGATCGTGGCTGTTGACCAGGAGTTGGGCGGGATTCGCCGCTTGGAAGGCCTGGCTTCGGATTTCCCCTCTCTCTCATTGGCACAAGCACTTAGCGACCCGGAACTTGAGGCCAGGTGCTTTGAGAGCGCCAGGTCGGCGCAGGAACTCGGGGTCAGTATGTTTCTCGCCCCTATCGTGGACACCGTGGACGGCGAGAACGCGTGGCTCAACGGCCGAACGATGAGCTCGGACGTCAATACGACAGCTCGAATGGGTGCGGCATTTGTCCGGGGCGTTCAGCGCGCGGGTATCACGGCAATCACCAAACACTTCCCCGGCTTCAATCATATGGATGCCGATCCCGCGCTAACCGATGTGGCACTGGCCACCGAGCTTGACCGCATAATAAGCAATGCCGCGACCTTCAAGGCGGCTATCGCCGCGGGAACAAAGGGGGTTATGGTTGGACCAGCGCCAGTTATTGCGCTCGACTCCGAGAACGCGGCCTGCGTTTCCAAACCTGTTGTCGATTTGCTGCGCAATACTTTCCAGTTCAAAGGGTTGATCGTCAGCGATGATCTGGATGCCCCTGCAACGATGCGAGGCAACAGTCTCCTGGACACGGCGATAAAATCGCTCAATGCCGGCGTGGACTTGCTCCTGGTGGCCGGGGGCGAGCATCTGCAGGATTTGTGCTTAGGCGTACTGAAAGCGACGCAGAATGGAATATTGTCGCCCGACCGGCTGCATGACGCGGCGCAAAGAGTAAGGGCTCATGCGACAACATAGTGATCCCACACCGGCTAGCTTTTGCTTTGGTGAGCGACCAGTTTGCACGACCGCAGATCGGACCTGACCGATGTTTGGTAACGGCCGCAACCGGTGAAGGAAGACTTCAAAAACGGTCTTAGCTCTTGCCAAACCGGCCGTGAGCAGAGTGATCCGTGGGGGCCGCCATTTCAGCGAATATCGCTGCGGTGACAGTCCGATGAAAGCGATGTGTCCCGTCAGATGTCGCGCTTGTGAACGTAGCCGTCCTTGATAGTAACCCGGATACCACTTCCATCTTCCTGGAACACACCAATATCGTCGAGGGGATTTCCGTCGACGATCAGGATATCTGCGAAGGCGCCCGGTATGAGTTCCCCGAGCTTGCCCTCTTGCCGCACGATTTCGGCATTCACTATCGTGGCCGAATGCAAGGTCTGCGCCGGCGTCTCGACCGCCGAACGGATCTTGAACTCTTGCAGCTGGTAGTGGTGCATGACACCTTCCAGATCGGTGCCAAAACCAAGCTTCACACCGGCGTCGCGGCAGATTTTTACCGCCTCGACGCCGCGGCGCAGCATCATCTTGACCTGTTCGACGATGTGCGCAGGCGTGCTTAGTTGATCGGCGTAGAAGATGCTTGCCTCAAACGTCGCAAGCGTCGGCACCACATACGCGTTCTTTTCGGAAACCAGGCGGGCGGTGTCCTTGTCAATAAGGTTGGCATGCTCGATGGTGCGCACACCTGCCTCAAGCGCTCGGCGGATGACGTCAACGCCATAACAATGCGCCATGACATAGGTGCCGAAATCGGCAGCTTCCTGCACTGCGACCCGTTGCTCTTCCAGTGAAAAATGCGGTGAATAGATCGAGGACTTGCCCGAATTGCCGCCGCCAGCCATCAGCTTGATCTGGTGAGCGCCTGCCGCGATCTCCTCGCGCACGGCGCGGCGGACAGCATCGACCCCATCGACGACGCGGCTGATATTGCGCGTGCTACGGCAGTGCGGGCAGCCTTGCTCATGCTCGGTGCGGACACGGAAATCCCCCAAGCCGCCCGTTACGGCGAGCGCCAATCCGGGAACAAAAAGACGTGGACCGGGAAACAGATTCAGTCGCGTTGCTTCCGCGAGCGCCGCATCCGCGCCCCCCGAATCCCGCACGGTGGTGAACCCACGCCGCAGATAACCGGCAAGGATTTTTGAGGCGTGCGCAGCAACGAGGTAAGGCGCGGTGTTGGCCAGAGTGACCTGATTGTTGACGTGGGCCATCGCATGAACGTGTGCGTCGATCAGGCCAGGCATCACAACGCGGCCACCGGCATCGATTTTCACCGTGTCGTGTGGGGCCTCGACCGATCCGGCGATCTCGACGATCTTTTGACCTTCGATCCTGATCTGCTGACCCGAACGCAACTTCGCTTCTCGAGGATCGAGGACGGTGGCGTTGATGATTACGATATCACTCATGGCTGTTCCTGTAGGTTTGCCGGGCATCCGCCGATCAGCGTGCGGGCCCTTTGATCAGCGACTCTCCGCCGTCGACCACGACTGCCTGGCCGGTCATGAATCGCGCATCCTCCGAAAGGATGAATCGTACGATGGCACCGAACTCCCCGACGGTGCCCATGCGATGCAAAGGCACGAGTTCAGGAACTTTCTGCAGAAAAGACTCGCGACCGCCAAACATCTCCCAGACCGGAGCATTGAAGGGTGTATCCACCCAACCCGGGCAGAGGGCATTAACGCGGATGTTGTCGCCGGCATATTCAAGCGCGAGTTGCCGGGTCATCGTCAGCAATGCCGATTTCGATACGATATAGGGGAGCGAACCCTTGGCCACCATGATGGATGCCGCAGAGGCTGTGAACAGCAGGCTGCCGCCGCCAGCCTCACGCAGCCGGGGAAGAGCGGCGCGCGCCAGAACCGCATTGGCCCGCACATTGAGCGCGAAGCTCAAGTCGAATGCTTGAAGTTCCATGCTCTCGACCGTGCCGACATGGCAAATGCCGGCATTGTTCCAAACAGCGTCGAGGCCACCCAGATGCTCGCCGGCCTTGGCTACGACCGAGCCGATTTGATCGTCGTCAGCAATGTCGATCGTCAGCACCAACTCGGCGCCCAGATCGTGCGGCGCCTCTTTTCTGTCCGCCATGACGACCCGCGCGCCCACAGCGGCGAGAGCGCGAACTCCTGCCTCGCCCATACCGCTGGATCCGCCGATGACGAGAACACGCTGTCCCTGAAGGCTCATCTTACGGCAATCTCCCGTGGCGTTTGGGTCAGGCGCACAGGGCCATTTTCGGTGACCAGAACCGTTTCGCTGAAAGGCATGCCTTCAGAATAATGGATGACGTGAAACACCATGTTGGGCTCCAGCGCCCACGTTTCGTTTGGCATGAATATCCGGGTGTGGTCGGAGGTGCGCGGTACGGCGTGATAGCCAAGCGT from Mesorhizobium sp. 113-3-3 encodes the following:
- a CDS encoding ABC transporter permease encodes the protein MKPAPATIIFLGLVTGLILTMLFLPILMAIATAFIPIRGGVFQWDQASIEAFRSINSEILDALRLTLVVGIVASTIALAISTGLALYCAPSTGFGRKFIEFLIFLPFVMPPIITGLSLLIFFRETDVPRSLLTVLTGHVVILLAIAYRTIVTRLREMGASLVEASLDLGASRLQTFWWVVLPNLKPALLASFVLCFALSFDETIVTLLLTGGQNTFPVRLWGMMRLGFSPSISALVVYILAVSTILAYFLIRLFAPAASRAPA
- a CDS encoding ABC transporter permease; amino-acid sequence: MGHPQVNATRTSQLGFSSEIFLIKGLIAAAYVLPIILILGPFCIFFVISFGRVEASTVVLDFNLSSYIRIFADSTVRMVIGRTLVIGVATAVICTLFGYPAAYLIKILSPKRRPLLMVAFAAPLLMSYVIKIYTIRNLLGTNGVINHFLVASGIVSQPLEFFTLSYYGVFLTLTSVLLPFAVFPIFLSLDRIPKSLVEAAADLGASRTRIFWTVIFPLSLSGVAVSLTFTFVLAIGDFITPELVGGPNGFTLGRIIFSQFGLGFNWPFGAALSTLMMLIVTIALALATRIRPPGKVTF
- a CDS encoding ABC transporter ATP-binding protein: MNDVPLIELRNIGKTYGSHTVLREVNLQIGQNEFLVVVGPSGSGKTTILRMIGGFVEPSSGDILLNGSRINGIPVNRRPFNTVFQDYALFPHMTVDANVGYGLRVKGMAADEAKKLVAQTLDLVGLGHLGKRYPAQMSGGQRQRVALARALICKPRLVLLDEPLAALDAGLRHQMQTFLKSIQREIQTSFLFITHDQEEAIGLADRICIMDHGEIVQVGQPGEVYYRPRNPYVADFFGDNNLIDAHVTAVGLDGLTVQTPFGSALATRDRETQFNVGAPVIIAVRPENVALAPAEGSEPIAIVRSVSFVGPLSVIEVESAKSPGAVIHIKQLSSQLATSLEPGAGVSVSWKREETWVIRK
- a CDS encoding extracellular solute-binding protein; its protein translation is MHVKLISQIGKLLAVSSVAALAWAAPASASGKLRILTWDGYADKDWVAQFEKDNDATVEVVFAGSNDEMWAKIQGSQGKDFDIFATAAAGMQRYYEAGLLQPIDLSKIPNHAGQLPQFQDLSKIGGAVHDGKTYLIPYAFSPMTLIYDPAKVNPAPTSWSVMWDPQYKGKVLLYDDGESAFATAAIMDGAQTPFHLTDQQFKDALPKLVDLKHNSASFYTFVQDSVQLAQNNDAPIIFGAYAEQQIKALSAGGLNYKQAYPKEGVIAWVDTWAVTSGAKGESYDLALKWINFVISKKIAAELTEKSGYANSVTSTDSIPAGTKIFWMQPDEDPTKRTDLWNQVKATP
- a CDS encoding SGNH/GDSL hydrolase family protein; this encodes MTRVRRILCYGDSNTHGSAPAKSWFDSRRFDETTRWPSVMAEALGKGFLVIEEGLPGRTTTHDDPIEGASRNGLTYLKPCIDSHRPLDAVVLMLGTNDLKSRFSLTPEDIARGLFALLEYIVSSNASYPGSNPAVFVVAPAPIDEVGFLGEIFSGGAAKSRLLAGKYREIAAHFGAHFINAGEVVGVSPVDGVHLEPEQHITLAAVIANRLRTALNAEPVAAR
- a CDS encoding FadR/GntR family transcriptional regulator, with the protein product MKISAKSKLSEQVVLHLAAEIVSGRLLPGETIPAEIELVNERDVSKAVVREAIQVLGAVGLITVRHGKRALVRESGDWNVLHPLVQDAFRQEGRGRELTEQLYDVRWALECFVAELGANKISSKDLERLLELRDGMDLAHRSQIDVRSFLDLDKEFHFILARASGNLPAFAILKGLSSSALGDWWKRVSAGDLPLLAEQHSRIADALAKRDGRAAAEMMSEHLKAGRAVHIIQTDTP
- a CDS encoding ABC transporter substrate-binding protein: MSSKKNESSLQTNRRGLLGAGAMLAVGSLALSARRSSAAEAAAFDPSFEGFILNDKIQDDSLVRIQQAGVLRVGISDDPPYSFVDQSTGQYSGIEADIVQYIMKMLKIPQYKVDTVSFDGLIPGLLASRYDIIGDSMHYTAQRAKVVDFSFPTYFYAEWLMVPKGSPQEGATSIDSLGGRTIGSQLGNDYSEWLKATPGVVYKGYKMPEDMINDLRAGRIDGIIFDLPILAVLAKKHPEYGLVLAPNYKPRTFKNPAHYSRHIFRKEDVQFREAWSRALQWMQMNGKISEILDRYGLAEYSN
- a CDS encoding amino acid ABC transporter permease, translating into MLDYLRSLYEFLPPLLNGAALTVLVSVVSYVLALFVGLAVGLARLSKFWPVRLLAGVYVQFIRGTPLILHIFVIYYVLPFSGIVFSPFVAGVLGLTINCGAYMAEVFRAGIIAVPRGQREAAMSIGMSNYKMMTIIILPQAIKIVIPPFGNFFVGIFKDSAMLSVITMNELLFTGEQLAAATYRNFEIFAMVGLIYFAISYPAAMIVALVEKKMDLNQPTGGALSR
- a CDS encoding amino acid ABC transporter ATP-binding protein: MIEITSLHKHFGPLHVLKGIDISVEKGKVCAIIGPSGSGKSTLLRCVNYLETYDEGLVTVDGDLVGRRLVGGRAIADRADNIQHVRKKMGMVFQQFNLFPHLTALQNVAAGPVHVLGVDKVSANKAALELLARVGLSDKAGSYPQALSGGQQQRVAIARSLAMQPKIMLFDEATSALDPELVGEVLAVIRQLADQGMTMMLVTHEISFAREVADQIVFMAEGVVVERGAPAQVLESPSTERTRSFLQRFRT